The following proteins come from a genomic window of Myroides odoratus DSM 2801:
- a CDS encoding nucleotidyl transferase AbiEii/AbiGii toxin family protein, with product MWINLSEEQRVTVLKQAEAVYGLPAFVIEKDWWVCILLKAIFQSKYAGSIIFKGGTSLSKAYSLIQRFSEDIDLIIDRRLLGFDELDSKTQIKKLRKASGGFIINEFREELIHQLTELGVNPSLYEIKYNNHVDDTSDPNTLEVYYQSSVPATNAYIQQRVLLEMGARSLTEPAESKSIISYIDSEFSKSPFAMPTFNVEVVVPTRTLIEKVLLLHEEFSKPIENIRTDRLTRHFYDIDKIMDSEFGEQAIVDDDLFTNIVEHRQKVTPLRGIDYSNHKKGKLSILPPEELLERWAEDYKTMQEHMIIGNSLNWTDLLNRLKEIENKFNKI from the coding sequence ATGTGGATTAATTTATCAGAAGAGCAAAGAGTTACTGTACTAAAACAAGCTGAAGCAGTTTATGGACTACCAGCTTTTGTAATAGAGAAAGATTGGTGGGTTTGTATTCTTTTAAAGGCAATATTTCAATCTAAATATGCAGGTTCTATTATATTTAAAGGAGGAACTTCACTGAGTAAGGCTTATAGTTTAATACAACGATTCTCAGAAGATATTGACTTGATTATTGACAGACGTTTATTGGGGTTTGATGAGCTTGATTCTAAAACACAAATAAAAAAACTTAGAAAGGCTTCTGGGGGATTTATTATTAATGAATTTAGAGAAGAGTTAATACATCAATTAACTGAGTTGGGAGTAAATCCGAGTTTATATGAAATTAAGTATAACAATCATGTTGATGATACAAGTGACCCCAATACTTTAGAGGTTTATTATCAATCAAGTGTCCCTGCTACTAATGCATATATTCAACAGCGTGTTTTACTTGAAATGGGGGCTAGATCGTTAACTGAGCCAGCTGAGTCAAAATCTATTATTTCATATATTGATTCGGAATTTTCAAAATCGCCTTTTGCTATGCCTACATTTAATGTAGAAGTTGTTGTTCCCACTCGTACTTTAATTGAGAAAGTATTGTTATTGCACGAAGAATTCTCAAAGCCTATTGAAAATATTAGAACTGATCGATTGACTAGGCATTTTTATGACATAGACAAAATTATGGATTCAGAATTTGGTGAACAAGCAATAGTTGATGATGATTTGTTTACTAATATTGTTGAACATCGACAAAAAGTAACGCCTTTAAGAGGGATAGATTACTCAAATCATAAAAAAGGTAAATTGAGTATTTTACCTCCAGAAGAACTACTTGAAAGATGGGCAGAAGACTATAAAACAATGCAAGAGCATATGATCATTGGAAATAGTTTAAACTGGACTGATTTACTTAATCGTTTAAAGGAGATCGAAAATAAATTTAATAAGATTTAA
- a CDS encoding DUF6088 family protein, translating into MSESVSNQVLEKISKSKRGEIFFANDFIKYGTSDNIRQVLSRLEKEKLIERLAQGIYIKPKQDSLLGTIYPGIEEIANEIAKRDKVRIAPTGVLALYLLGLTTQIPLKTVYLTDGSQREIKVGNRKINFKRTVPKNLMIKDNLLHLVVQAFKEKGQKQITDSFLNTIKLTIDKIDQQVIESQLKFAPVWIQKEIKKLYYKEEYVD; encoded by the coding sequence ATGAGTGAATCTGTTAGTAATCAGGTTTTAGAGAAGATTTCTAAATCTAAACGTGGCGAAATTTTTTTCGCTAATGATTTTATTAAATATGGCACATCTGATAATATTCGCCAAGTACTTTCACGTTTAGAAAAAGAAAAACTTATTGAACGACTAGCCCAAGGTATTTATATAAAACCTAAGCAAGATTCTTTGTTAGGAACAATATATCCAGGTATAGAGGAAATTGCAAATGAGATTGCAAAAAGAGATAAGGTGCGTATAGCTCCAACTGGTGTATTAGCATTATATCTATTGGGACTAACAACTCAAATACCATTAAAGACTGTTTATTTGACTGACGGGTCTCAAAGAGAAATTAAGGTTGGAAATAGGAAGATTAATTTTAAGAGGACTGTCCCTAAAAATCTTATGATAAAAGATAATCTATTACATTTAGTAGTGCAGGCTTTTAAAGAAAAAGGGCAAAAACAAATTACAGATTCTTTTTTAAATACTATTAAATTAACTATTGATAAAATAGATCAGCAAGTGATAGAATCTCAATTGAAATTTGCTCCAGTTTGGATTCAAAAAGAAATTAAAAAACTTTATTATAAAGAGGAGTATGTGGATTAA
- a CDS encoding helix-turn-helix domain-containing protein: protein MKVDFITKEDLEIFKQEIITEIRRYSPFNRKKDQEIKQWIKSYEVRKLLGISPGTLQNMRINGTIPFKKIGGLIFYRYEDIIKMMESE, encoded by the coding sequence ATGAAAGTAGATTTTATTACAAAAGAAGACCTTGAGATTTTTAAACAAGAGATTATTACTGAGATAAGAAGGTATAGCCCTTTTAATAGAAAGAAAGACCAAGAGATAAAACAATGGATTAAAAGCTATGAAGTAAGAAAACTTCTTGGTATTTCTCCTGGTACCTTACAAAATATGAGAATAAATGGTACCATACCATTTAAGAAGATAGGTGGACTTATATTTTATAGGTATGAAGATATAATAAAAATGATGGAAAGTGAATGA
- a CDS encoding site-specific integrase: MKTKNTFGIHFIIRVSNSNKTVPSLIYARVTVNGQRTEISLKLKISPTSWDNIKGKAKGKSEDTVRINAHIERVRSLITDAYHQLVQQKRVVSIGAVKNIFLGHDDTESSLLKLIDYHREIATSKLAYGTLKNYFSTEKYLKNYLRKVHNRTDIYLSEINYKFIFDFENFLRNCKPIHKHQPLNNNGIMKHIERFKKLINLAITMEWMEKDPFTKYKLQFEKTERGHLTKSELEILVNKNFAIERLQSVLDMFLFSCYTGLAYIDIFHLAPQNITKGSDGKDWIISSREKTKIPVRVPLLPEALELIEKYKEHPVAFAKGKLFPVISNQRMNGYLKEIAIICEIDKNLSFHLARHTFATTVTLNNGVPIESVSKMLGHTAIKTTQIYAKVLEHKLGEDMDNLRERRLIQENHKYNFEESN, from the coding sequence ATGAAAACAAAAAACACATTTGGAATACACTTCATTATACGTGTTTCTAATTCAAACAAAACAGTCCCATCCCTTATATACGCTAGGGTTACAGTAAATGGGCAACGAACAGAAATTTCTTTAAAACTAAAAATATCCCCTACTTCTTGGGATAACATTAAAGGAAAAGCAAAAGGAAAAAGTGAGGACACGGTTCGAATCAACGCACATATTGAGCGAGTACGTTCCCTCATTACAGATGCCTATCATCAATTAGTTCAACAAAAAAGAGTTGTCTCTATTGGAGCTGTTAAAAACATCTTTCTTGGACATGATGATACAGAATCATCACTTTTAAAGCTTATAGACTATCACAGAGAGATAGCTACAAGTAAATTAGCTTATGGTACCCTAAAGAACTACTTCTCTACGGAAAAGTACCTTAAAAACTATTTGCGTAAAGTACACAATCGAACTGACATCTATTTAAGCGAGATTAACTACAAATTTATCTTTGACTTTGAAAACTTCTTGAGAAACTGTAAACCTATTCACAAGCATCAACCATTAAATAACAATGGTATTATGAAACACATTGAAAGGTTTAAAAAGTTAATCAACTTAGCTATCACAATGGAATGGATGGAGAAAGATCCCTTTACCAAATATAAACTTCAATTTGAAAAGACAGAAAGAGGACACCTAACTAAATCAGAACTTGAAATCCTTGTCAACAAGAATTTCGCTATTGAACGATTACAATCCGTTCTTGATATGTTTTTGTTTAGTTGTTATACTGGCTTAGCTTATATAGATATCTTTCACTTAGCACCACAAAACATAACAAAAGGAAGTGATGGAAAAGATTGGATTATATCAAGTAGAGAGAAAACTAAAATACCAGTTAGGGTACCTCTCTTACCTGAAGCCTTAGAACTAATTGAAAAATACAAAGAGCATCCTGTGGCTTTTGCCAAAGGCAAACTATTTCCTGTTATTAGTAACCAACGAATGAATGGTTACTTAAAAGAGATTGCTATTATTTGTGAAATAGATAAGAACTTATCTTTCCACTTAGCCAGACATACCTTTGCTACGACTGTTACACTAAACAATGGTGTACCAATTGAGTCTGTTAGCAAAATGCTTGGACATACCGCTATTAAAACAACTCAAATCTATGCGAAGGTATTAGAACATAAACTGGGTGAAGATATGGACAACCTAAGAGAAAGAAGACTTATTCAGGAAAATCACAAATACAACTTTGAAGAGTCAAATTAA